In Rhodococcus pseudokoreensis, the DNA window AGCCGCGACCCCACCCATGTGGTGATGTCCTGCAGCAGTTCCGGGTGCGGCTTGGACAGGTTGAACTCCCCGCCGGTGAAACCGAAGAACTTGTCCGCCTCGGCATACCGGCTCGGGCGCAGATACTTCGACAGGTCGTAGTCGGTGACCGGAGGCGAATCAGACTTACCCACAACCGAAGCCGCGTACTCGACGTGCAGCGAGCCGCGTGGGCTGTCCAGTAGGTGGACGCGAGTACCGTGCTCCGCCAACATCTCTCGTGCCTCGACCGGGTTACCGTCGAGGGTGAACTTCAGCGACTCCGACAGCTCCGAACCGGGCGTCCGGGCCACCGCGATCTTGAATTCGAGACTGGTGGCGTCGGTGACCTCGATGTCCAGGGTGGCGGTGACGTGACGTTTCATCCGCCCATCCTGGCATCCCGCGTCCGGGGGTGCAGAATCCCCCGGCGGAGTCAGGCCTGAACGCGTGGCCGCAGCCACTCGACGAGGTCGTCGAGTACCTCCTCGTTCTCCGGTTCGTTGAACACCTCGTGGAACAGGTTTTCGTAGATCTCCACCGTGAGATCCTCCGACCCGGCGTACTCCGCGATGAGTTCCGTGCCGTGCACGTTCGCGAGCCCGTCGTCCCGCCCGTGCTGCAGCAGCAGGGGAACCTTCAACGACGGGAGGCGCTCCGGCAAATGTTCGGCAGCCAGAATCATTCCGCGCGCAATCCCCGCGGGCACCTTCCCGTGGTGGACGAGGGGATCCTCCTCGTAGGCTGCCACGACGGCCGGATCCCGGGACACCAGCTTCGCGTCGAGCGACTCGACGGGCACTCCGGGGAGGAATCGGCCCACCAGCTTGCCGATCTCGACCACCACGCGCGGTGTCCCGCTCGTCACGTCGACCGCGGGCCCGGACAGCATGAGTGCCTTCAGATCCTGCTGGTGGTCGAGGGCGTACGTCAGTGCGATGGAACCGCCCATGCTGTGCCCGAGGAGGAACCGGTCGGTGCCCGGCCAGTCCGTCGACGCGATGCCGAACAACTGGTGCAGATCGTCGGTGAATTCGCGCCAGTCCTTCAGGTGAACCCGTTTGCCGCCCGACCGCCCGTGTCCGCGGTGGTCGGGCGCGTAAATCGCGAGGTCGAGTTCGCCGAGTCGCTCGATCACGTGGTCGTAGCGCCGGGCGTGCTCGCCGAAGCCGTGGCACAGCACCAGCACGCCGCGCGGGCGCCGCTCGGGAAGCCATACGTCGTAGACGATGGGAATTCCGCCGACGCCGGCGAAGGACGATTCTCGATGCTGCATGATGCCCCTTCGTGGTCCGAATTCGACGACTCAGATCATTGCACGGTGAGGTACCCCGACAAGCGGAAAATTAGGGGATCGGTCCCTTCGACAGCAGGTCGATCACGGCGCGGGAGGTGCGTCGCCGCAGCCATCCGCGGGGTCCGTCCTCGCCGAGCGCGGCGCGGGCGGCGTTGAGGCCCGACACGCCGTGCACGCCGCCACCCGGGTGCGCGGACGCGCTGCCCAGGTACAGGCCCTGAACAGGGGTTTCCGAGCGGGAGATGCCCGGCCCCGGCCGGAAGACCAACTGCTGATGGAGTTGCGCCGTACCTCCGTTGACGGCGCCGCCCACGAGATTCGCGTCGGCCGTCTCGAGATCCGACGGGCGCTGGACGACACGCCCGACGACCCGCTCCGCGAAACCCGGCGCGTGTGCCTCGAGGACGTCGTCGACCCGCGCTGCCAGCAGATCGGCGGACGCGTCGTCGGTGATGTCGCGTGGCAGATGTGTATATGCCCAGGCGCTTTCGGTGCCCTCCGGTGACCTACTGGGATCGGCGGTCGTCATCTGCCCGAACAGCAGGAACGGGCTGGCCGGGACGGTGCCGGTGGTCAGGTCGGCCATCCAGCGGACGAGGCCGTTGTCGTCGGCGCCCAGGTGGACGGTCCCGGCACCGCTCAGGCTGGGCGAACGCCACGGAATCTTCTGTGACAAGGCGTAATTGACCTTCAACACCGGCGTGTCCCACTCGAAATGCTCGAGGTCGGCGCGCACCCGGGCGGGGACGGCGTGGTCCGGGAGCAGCGACCCGTACAGCGCGGGC includes these proteins:
- a CDS encoding transglutaminase-like domain-containing protein, which translates into the protein MKRHVTATLDIEVTDATSLEFKIAVARTPGSELSESLKFTLDGNPVEAREMLAEHGTRVHLLDSPRGSLHVEYAASVVGKSDSPPVTDYDLSKYLRPSRYAEADKFFGFTGGEFNLSKPHPELLQDITTWVGSRLLYQAGSSRSTDSAVDTMLSGAGVCRDFAHLTVALLRAVTIPARLAAVYAPGCDPMDFHAVVEAFVDSEWRVVDATRLAPRSALLRIATGRDAADTAFLDNHGGAITLENTVVTAVVDGEFPSDDYATPTSLT
- a CDS encoding alpha/beta hydrolase, which translates into the protein MQHRESSFAGVGGIPIVYDVWLPERRPRGVLVLCHGFGEHARRYDHVIERLGELDLAIYAPDHRGHGRSGGKRVHLKDWREFTDDLHQLFGIASTDWPGTDRFLLGHSMGGSIALTYALDHQQDLKALMLSGPAVDVTSGTPRVVVEIGKLVGRFLPGVPVESLDAKLVSRDPAVVAAYEEDPLVHHGKVPAGIARGMILAAEHLPERLPSLKVPLLLQHGRDDGLANVHGTELIAEYAGSEDLTVEIYENLFHEVFNEPENEEVLDDLVEWLRPRVQA